In one window of Geotrypetes seraphini chromosome 3, aGeoSer1.1, whole genome shotgun sequence DNA:
- the LOC117356901 gene encoding retinol dehydrogenase 7-like isoform X5: MWFWLLVIMGFYFLFRWYWYRQILQNLTDKYVFITGCDSGFGNLLARQLDEQGLRVLAACLTQRGTEQLKEATSQRLQTVILDVTDSENVAAAASWVKQQVGDRGLWGLVNNAGISSPIAPNGWLTKNDFCKVLNVNLVGMIDVTLSLLPLIRKAKGRIVNVSSGAGRLSLTGGGYSISKYGVEAFSDSLRRELCSFGVKVCIIEPGAFKTHITDPKYFQETIKQIWSHLPEETKESYGKSSYDIYFKNMHSSVDVVSSKLSLVTDCMEHALTAVHPHTRYSAGWDVKLIYLPLSYLPTSLVDFLWSLVTVSLAKMLLKQDP, encoded by the exons ATGTGGTTCTGGTTGCTGGTCATCATGGGTTTCTACTTCCTGTTCCGCTGGTACTGGTACAGACAGATACTCCAGAACCTCACAGATAAATATGTGTTCATCACGGGCTGTGACTCGGGCTTTGGAAACCTGTTGGCTCGTCAGCTGGATGAACAGGGTCTGCGAGTACTGGCGGCTTGTCTGACACAGCGAGGGACTGAGCAGCTGAAGGAAGCCACATCCCAGAGACTGCAAACAGTAATCCTGGATGTCACTGACAGTGAGAATGTCGCTGCTGCAGCCAGTTGGGTGAAACAGCAAGTGGGAGACAGAG GGCTTTGGGGTCTAGTGAACAATGCTGGGATTTCTTCCCCTATAGCCCCCAATGGATGGCTGACAAAGAATGATTTTTGCAAGGTTCTGAACGTGAACCTGGTGGGGATGATCGATGTGACCCTCAGTCTGCTCCCTTTGATCAGAAAAGCCAAGGGCAGGATTGTCAATGTTTCCAGTGGAGCAGGAAGGCTAAGTTTGACTGGAGGTGGATACAGCATTTCCAAATACGGAGTGGAGGCTTTCTCAGACAGTCTCAG ACGTGAGCTGTGTTCCTTTGGAGTGAAAGTCTGTATCATCGAGCCTGGTGCTTTCAAAACCCACATTACAGATCCCAAATACTTTCAAGAGACTATTAAGCAGATATGGAGCCACTTGCCAGAGGAAACCAAGGAAAGCTATGGAAAAAGTTCCTATGACATCT ATTTCAAGAACATGCATAGTTCGGTGGATGTCGTCAGTTCTAAACTGAGTCTGGTAACTGACTGCATGGAGCATGCTCTGACAGCAGTGCACCCCCACACACGCTACTCTGCAGGCTGGGATGTTAAACTCATCTACCTTCCACTCTCCTACTTGCCAACGTCCCTTGTAGATTTCCTGTGGAGCCTGGTGACTGTCAGCCTAGCAAAAATGCTTCTTAAACAGGATCCATGA
- the LOC117356901 gene encoding retinol dehydrogenase 7-like isoform X4: MTTILRIVSDCGGCFVMQESFLHRERQNTTMWFWLLVIMGFYFLFRWYWYRQILQNLTDKYVFITGCDSGFGNLLARQLDEQGLRVLAACLTQRGTEQLKEATSQRLQTVILDVTDSENVAAAASWVKQQVGDRGLWGLVNNAGISSPIAPNGWLTKNDFCKVLNVNLVGMIDVTLSLLPLIRKAKGRIVNVSSGAGRLSLTGGGYSISKYGVEAFSDSLRRELCSFGVKVCIIEPGAFKTHITDPKYFQETIKQIWSHLPEETKESYGKSSYDIYFKNMHSSVDVVSSKLSLVTDCMEHALTAVHPHTRYSAGWDVKLIYLPLSYLPTSLVDFLWSLVTVSLAKMLLKQDP, encoded by the exons ATGACCACTAT CTTAAGGATTGTTTCTGATTGTGGAGGCTGCTTTGTTATGCAGGAATCATTCCTCCA CAGGGAGAGACAAAACACCACAATGTGGTTCTGGTTGCTGGTCATCATGGGTTTCTACTTCCTGTTCCGCTGGTACTGGTACAGACAGATACTCCAGAACCTCACAGATAAATATGTGTTCATCACGGGCTGTGACTCGGGCTTTGGAAACCTGTTGGCTCGTCAGCTGGATGAACAGGGTCTGCGAGTACTGGCGGCTTGTCTGACACAGCGAGGGACTGAGCAGCTGAAGGAAGCCACATCCCAGAGACTGCAAACAGTAATCCTGGATGTCACTGACAGTGAGAATGTCGCTGCTGCAGCCAGTTGGGTGAAACAGCAAGTGGGAGACAGAG GGCTTTGGGGTCTAGTGAACAATGCTGGGATTTCTTCCCCTATAGCCCCCAATGGATGGCTGACAAAGAATGATTTTTGCAAGGTTCTGAACGTGAACCTGGTGGGGATGATCGATGTGACCCTCAGTCTGCTCCCTTTGATCAGAAAAGCCAAGGGCAGGATTGTCAATGTTTCCAGTGGAGCAGGAAGGCTAAGTTTGACTGGAGGTGGATACAGCATTTCCAAATACGGAGTGGAGGCTTTCTCAGACAGTCTCAG ACGTGAGCTGTGTTCCTTTGGAGTGAAAGTCTGTATCATCGAGCCTGGTGCTTTCAAAACCCACATTACAGATCCCAAATACTTTCAAGAGACTATTAAGCAGATATGGAGCCACTTGCCAGAGGAAACCAAGGAAAGCTATGGAAAAAGTTCCTATGACATCT ATTTCAAGAACATGCATAGTTCGGTGGATGTCGTCAGTTCTAAACTGAGTCTGGTAACTGACTGCATGGAGCATGCTCTGACAGCAGTGCACCCCCACACACGCTACTCTGCAGGCTGGGATGTTAAACTCATCTACCTTCCACTCTCCTACTTGCCAACGTCCCTTGTAGATTTCCTGTGGAGCCTGGTGACTGTCAGCCTAGCAAAAATGCTTCTTAAACAGGATCCATGA